gttaaaagaaattttgGTCTTTtgtactaaataaaaaaaagtaaaatgaaAGGTGGTCTCTATAATTGCCTTAAATTTTGAATCTTACATATTTTTTGTTTGCTATAAATCTCTCTgtaaattcttaatatttaAGCTTTGATACTCAAATTCAAAATAGATAAAATGATAAGAATCGATGTTTTATGAACAGAGAGAGATCACTTCTATGTGAAAAATAATCAACAAAAAGTATCACTGAAAAAAAGAGCTTAGATGTAGAAACCCAACTAAATTTATagattaaaaaaactaaaatataaaattacagaaaccaaaattaaaatcaataacaaTTAACAACCCTATTGTTTAAACCTTTTCAATATTATGATTTATCCACATCACGAAAATATGTACATGATGAACAAAGGTGGCCTTCACGTAGATACATAAATTAACATGACAAACATTTATCAGTACCAAAGTGGAGGGCACGTTGGTCTACATCATCAATGACCATCAACTATATATAAACATACACCAGTTTATGAAAATGCAGCTTTATTTCTAGTCTCTTAACTTTTTCTAGTTATTTCACTTTCACACCCCGCCAAGTTATGGCAACCGTACACTTCAATATCCTTTCTATCTTGCTTCTTATAGTTGCATTCCCTTATACAGAAGCTGATTATAATATTGTTCCAAAAACAAcagagaagaaaatagaggTGGTGGTGGAATCCATAGTGTACTGTCAAAGTTGTGAGCACCTTGGAACATGGTCATTGAATGGAGCAAAGCCAATTCCTTCAGCAAAAGCAAGTGTAACCTGCAATAGCCATAAGGGTCATGTTAGCTACTACAAGGTCTTTGAGACAGATAAAAATGGTTACCTATATGCACCACTTGAAGGGTTCAAGATGGAGAATTATCTACTTGATCACCCTCTGCACTCTTGTTATGTTAAGCCTATTTGGTCCCCGCTTGAGAGTTGTAACCTTCTCTCAAATTTGAATTATGGTCTGAATGGCGCTTTGCTTCGATTCGAGAACAAGAGATTGCGTGGAAGCAAATATGAGGCAGTTATCTATGCTGCAGGACCGTTGGCTTTCCGTCCCTCTGACTGTGCCCAGGTTCACTACTAGGATCTAGTTGCGGGTTGAAGTTTTGTCAAAGAACAAAATAAACGGGGGAAAAGTTTCCTTTACACTTCAAGGCTTCCCTTTCTTCCAAATTCTCCAAAATCAAAACTCAACTCAAAAACACTTTTTTAATGTATCAAACAATTAGTCAATTACCCTTGACCCAAGCATTCATATATGCTTCATCAAGTTTTCTCTTCTCCCACCCCCCCTCTTCTGTTTTTTCCCTCTTGGTTTATCTTTGCTTGTAATATTCAATATGTAAAGTAGAGAGACAGAGACCGAAATAAATCCCAGTATTCTATTTGGTGTAAAGTGAAAGacagaaattaaaacaaaaataaaactctaatttaatttgtacaaaagataaaattagaattaattaattaaaataagaatattttaggtataaaatgttattaaagtttcaatctccgtctctaaaaatttcaattCCCTTTGTCCTCACTTTTTAGAGGTattgaaatactgaaattttgaaaacagagacagaaattttaataCCAGTCTCTGAGCCAATAAACATGATACTGAGTTTCAGTCTCCCAATCTCTGTCCCAGTActtcaaaacaaacgctacctaattGTTTTATGCCTTTTTATGATGAGTTGAATTGTAATGCTGGTCCAGTCAGTCTTTGGTTTCATTTACATTTCTCACATTGAACTCTAAATTAGTAAATTCATAGGCAATTTGTATAAACCATAAACTTTGTTGGGGAATAAAAAGGACAACAGAAAACTCACATTTGGGTGCCTCCCAAAAATCAAATGCATATTCTTACAACTTATAAATTGTAATCATTGTTAATCAATCACCTTGCACTTAAAAATCCAATGGCATATTAAACATCTTGTTTATGTTGTCCATCGCTTCCTTTGTGTGGATAGTTGGCTCATATAACTCGCATTCCTTTGACTTTCGTGAAAATTTTGGTGGTGGCGCAACTTGTTGCTGCTccatatcatcatcatcagcaAGGATTGAAAAGCCATCAAGTTCCTTTCCCCTGTTGATCTCAGGAGCTTTCTCCAGTTTCATTGATCTTTTTTTCCTAACAAAATCCATTGGCTTTCCAAACATGTTATTTATGTCATTCATGGCTTCCTTCATGTTGATTGTAGGGTCCACCAAGCCATGGTGGCAAACATTCTCCACCTCTGGCTCATCCAAGATTGCAGAGCCAACAAATCTGCACACAACTGTATCCTCTCTAAACTTTGATTTATGGGAACTTTCTTCGTCTCTATCACTGGATTTTTCAGAAGGAAGATCCTTGGGATGGGGGAAAACCAAACCATTCGGTTGTGAAGCTGATGAAGTAGAATCTTCATGAGAATTCGCATTTACATCACTGGTCTCAGAGAATCCTTcatcatcaacatatatctgAAGTAGTTCTTGGGGAGGTTGGCTGGCTTCAGTTCTCTTCTGTGAAGAACCAGTTGGTTTCATTCCATTATCCAAGTTTTCGTCAACAAATACTTCAAACCCATTCTTCATACTACGATCTTCCTTCAACTGATTTCTCTGTGATTTCCGGGGTACTGGGACTGTCTCTAATGGTGCCCGGAACATGCTGTTAATGGCATTCATGGCCTCCTTCATATTTATTGTGGGATCAACCAGTCCATGATGGCATGCATCTTCTACTTCTGATTTCCCCACAATGGCAGTGTCAACAAATTTAGATACAACTACTGTGTTCTCCCCCAAAACCCTTTT
This sequence is a window from Arachis stenosperma cultivar V10309 chromosome 10, arast.V10309.gnm1.PFL2, whole genome shotgun sequence. Protein-coding genes within it:
- the LOC130956397 gene encoding uncharacterized protein LOC130956397: MSHEGMLSSIINEASNYTGKDPLLPWLRGIRKMKDSFAPEALKEKLPVLLQKCAQKFQLDRRYRNDMRYLRVWLHLMDFVDDPGELLRTMEANHIGTKRCQFYQAYALFYEKSKKYDEAERMYHLGVKNLAEPMNELQKSYDQFLQRMERRKNKRNNKQEVRGARRALAAKGNPSVANNIEGSSGACSVEGVQKGPQVVSSEANDANDRNVRNRKDECKRVLGENTVVVSKFVDTAIVGKSEVEDACHHGLVDPTINMKEAMNAINSMFRAPLETVPVPRKSQRNQLKEDRSMKNGFEVFVDENLDNGMKPTGSSQKRTEASQPPQELLQIYVDDEGFSETSDVNANSHEDSTSSASQPNGLVFPHPKDLPSEKSSDRDEESSHKSKFREDTVVCRFVGSAILDEPEVENVCHHGLVDPTINMKEAMNDINNMFGKPMDFVRKKRSMKLEKAPEINRGKELDGFSILADDDDMEQQQVAPPPKFSRKSKECELYEPTIHTKEAMDNINKMFNMPLDF
- the LOC130956398 gene encoding non-classical arabinogalactan protein 30 gives rise to the protein MATVHFNILSILLLIVAFPYTEADYNIVPKTTEKKIEVVVESIVYCQSCEHLGTWSLNGAKPIPSAKASVTCNSHKGHVSYYKVFETDKNGYLYAPLEGFKMENYLLDHPLHSCYVKPIWSPLESCNLLSNLNYGLNGALLRFENKRLRGSKYEAVIYAAGPLAFRPSDCAQVHY